The Hyalangium minutum genome has a segment encoding these proteins:
- a CDS encoding DUF2147 domain-containing protein produces the protein MIASRWMGLAVLTVLFSTSALAQATTPVGRWTTIDDETKKPKSVISVYEENGKLFGKIEKLFREPTEEQNPVCDKCEGALKNQPILGMVIMKDLKKDDDEWSGGTILDPANGKTYKVKIAVEDGGKKLKVRGYIGMALLGRTQHWVRAE, from the coding sequence ATGATCGCAAGCCGTTGGATGGGACTGGCCGTGCTGACCGTGCTGTTCTCCACGAGCGCTCTGGCCCAGGCGACGACCCCCGTAGGGCGCTGGACCACCATCGATGACGAGACGAAGAAGCCCAAGTCCGTCATCTCCGTCTATGAGGAGAACGGCAAGCTCTTCGGGAAGATCGAGAAGCTCTTCCGCGAGCCCACCGAGGAACAGAACCCGGTCTGTGACAAGTGCGAGGGCGCGCTGAAGAACCAGCCCATTCTCGGCATGGTCATCATGAAGGATCTCAAGAAGGACGACGATGAGTGGTCCGGCGGCACGATCCTCGATCCGGCCAATGGCAAGACCTACAAGGTCAAGATCGCCGTGGAGGACGGGGGCAAGAAGCTGAAGGTCCGCGGCTACATCGGCATGGCGCTGTTGGGTCGCACCCAGCACTGGGTTCGCGCCGAGTAG
- a CDS encoding (2Fe-2S)-binding protein: protein MPVIHFTLNGKPVSVDTPLDMPFLWVLREVLSVTGPKYGCGVGVCGACTSHLDGQAFRPCIHPASSVEGHQVTTIEGLGAPGLHPVQQAWIAEDVAQCGFCQPGQIMAAVDLLRRNAHPTDAEIDAAMSDNVCRCGTYVRIRAAIKRAAQALQQANGGG, encoded by the coding sequence ATGCCGGTGATTCACTTCACCTTGAACGGGAAGCCCGTGTCGGTGGACACCCCTCTGGACATGCCGTTCCTGTGGGTGCTGCGCGAAGTGCTGAGCGTCACGGGCCCCAAGTATGGCTGCGGCGTCGGCGTATGCGGGGCCTGCACCAGCCATCTCGATGGACAGGCGTTCCGCCCCTGCATCCATCCCGCGAGCAGCGTGGAGGGCCACCAGGTGACGACCATCGAGGGCCTGGGCGCCCCGGGGCTCCACCCCGTGCAGCAAGCGTGGATCGCTGAGGACGTGGCCCAGTGCGGGTTCTGCCAACCCGGTCAGATCATGGCCGCGGTCGATCTCCTCCGGAGAAACGCCCACCCCACGGATGCCGAGATCGACGCCGCCATGAGCGACAACGTCTGCCGGTGCGGCACCTACGTGCGCATCCGGGCCGCCATCAAGCGGGCAGCCCAGGCGCTCCAGCAGGCGAACGGCGGAGGCTGA
- a CDS encoding SRPBCC family protein — protein sequence MARFVLEFFIAAPPERVFDLARDLDFHQRSLAHTGEQIVGGRRGGLIELDEEVEWQARHLGLRWRLRSRITVLERPHRFTDIQVHGPFASLEHRHLFEPVEGGTRMVDEWEHRAPLGPLGWLADQLFLARHMKRLLEIRNTALKQEAERAATFLPA from the coding sequence GTGGCCCGCTTCGTCCTGGAATTCTTCATCGCCGCGCCGCCAGAGCGGGTCTTTGACTTGGCCCGGGATCTGGACTTCCACCAGCGCTCCCTGGCCCACACGGGCGAGCAGATCGTGGGAGGCCGCCGCGGGGGCCTCATCGAGCTGGACGAGGAGGTGGAGTGGCAGGCCCGGCACCTGGGCCTGCGCTGGCGGCTGCGCAGCCGCATCACGGTGCTCGAGCGTCCACACCGCTTCACGGACATCCAGGTGCACGGCCCGTTCGCCTCCCTCGAGCACCGGCACCTCTTCGAGCCGGTGGAGGGAGGCACGCGCATGGTGGACGAGTGGGAGCACCGCGCGCCGCTGGGCCCTCTTGGCTGGCTGGCGGATCAGCTCTTCCTGGCGCGCCACATGAAGCGGCTGCTGGAGATCCGCAATACGGCCCTGAAGCAAGAGGCTGAGAGAGCCGCCACATTCTTGCCCGCATGA
- a CDS encoding serine hydrolase, producing the protein MNNPNPIIRIMARVNQTLYVTGYEGLAKTEFTFPAGARLAPGDQFTDVAYVDLESRKPSFRAMVYLGLSRASRDFTCYMQQEGTKFTRILGLYQGNGVEPEPLEKQYGDVLDPFHDAEGRLIWQYQIDKLFPFSAAHARLLPLVEGAAFAGDVFALKYKLPKMVLGAVVRAADGSFARTVQGWADAEGSLVPDEHTLVPVGSITKAFTGHLLARMVAKGEARFTDQIAENPAIRLIDLVTHTSGLPREVTPDIGLEPTKPELLPSVLFPPGTGAFYSNVGFNALSRALYDKCNKSENASYYDLLNREVLSPLQLGHTSFNAPPWKVGCKDDSTQNLFGGHDANGNPWPRQRPASQPGQEPQPTHNSTPRGASGLYSTPEDLLTWLQWHLETGSDLERSDVEARFLNHGAYVQRDGLNPVIGLDESGHMDAMGLGWVVMMPRGDRPFILQKAGGTNGVFSYVAFSPVRGIGLFMSIDQFDVGAATEMPEMINDLLASRK; encoded by the coding sequence GAACAATCCCAATCCCATCATTCGCATCATGGCCCGCGTGAATCAGACCCTCTATGTGACTGGGTACGAGGGGCTGGCCAAAACGGAATTCACCTTCCCGGCGGGGGCTCGTCTTGCGCCCGGCGATCAGTTCACGGATGTCGCGTACGTCGACTTGGAGAGCCGCAAGCCCTCGTTCCGCGCCATGGTCTACCTGGGGCTGAGCCGCGCCAGCCGGGACTTCACGTGTTACATGCAGCAGGAAGGCACGAAGTTCACCCGCATCCTCGGCCTCTACCAGGGAAACGGCGTTGAGCCCGAGCCTCTCGAAAAACAATACGGTGACGTTCTGGACCCCTTCCATGACGCGGAAGGCCGGCTCATCTGGCAGTACCAGATCGACAAGCTGTTTCCGTTCTCGGCTGCCCATGCGCGGCTCCTGCCGCTCGTGGAGGGCGCCGCGTTCGCCGGTGATGTCTTCGCTCTCAAGTACAAGCTCCCCAAGATGGTGCTCGGCGCCGTCGTCCGGGCTGCCGATGGGTCGTTCGCGCGCACGGTCCAGGGATGGGCTGATGCCGAGGGCTCCCTCGTGCCTGACGAACACACGCTCGTGCCGGTCGGCTCCATCACCAAGGCGTTCACGGGACACCTGCTTGCCAGGATGGTCGCGAAGGGAGAGGCCCGCTTCACGGATCAGATCGCTGAAAACCCCGCGATCCGCCTCATCGATCTGGTCACGCACACGAGCGGCCTGCCCCGCGAGGTGACCCCGGACATCGGGCTCGAACCGACGAAGCCAGAGCTGCTGCCGTCCGTCCTTTTTCCACCGGGAACGGGCGCGTTCTACTCGAACGTTGGCTTCAACGCCCTCTCCCGAGCGTTGTACGACAAGTGTAACAAGTCGGAAAACGCATCCTATTACGACCTGTTGAATCGAGAGGTGCTGTCCCCTCTCCAACTCGGCCACACCTCGTTCAACGCGCCGCCCTGGAAGGTGGGATGCAAAGACGACAGCACCCAGAACCTGTTCGGTGGCCACGATGCCAATGGCAACCCCTGGCCCCGGCAGAGGCCAGCGTCCCAGCCGGGGCAAGAGCCGCAGCCGACGCACAACTCTACACCTCGGGGCGCCAGCGGCCTGTACTCGACACCCGAGGACCTCCTCACGTGGCTCCAGTGGCACCTCGAGACCGGCAGCGACCTAGAGCGAAGCGACGTGGAGGCGCGGTTCCTGAATCACGGGGCCTACGTGCAGCGTGACGGGCTGAATCCCGTCATCGGCCTCGACGAGTCCGGCCACATGGATGCGATGGGGCTCGGCTGGGTCGTGATGATGCCCAGGGGCGACCGGCCGTTCATCCTTCAAAAGGCCGGTGGCACGAATGGTGTGTTCAGCTATGTCGCGTTCTCGCCCGTTCGAGGGATCGGACTCTTCATGTCCATCGACCAGTTCGACGTCGGCGCGGCGACGGAGATGCCAGAGATGATCAACGACCTCCTGGCCTCACGAAAATAA
- a CDS encoding xanthine dehydrogenase family protein molybdopterin-binding subunit has protein sequence MADTQTPEPGGSDGANRRQFLTWLVAAPTLMVAARWGLDVPSACAAEAPAETPLDLYITLRSDGRVLTTLPRTEMGQGITTGVAMLVAEELDVPLSSVDVRSADADPRWLIQLTGLSSTMRYLAGPLRAAAADARARLVTAAAHRWQVLALTLSTSNGEVLAPDGRRTGYGELAQEAARVLIPEVPTLPKPPSTYKVVGRPTGRIDAHDLVTGAARYTLDLDIPGAVPVLVARPPTLRGSVQTLDASAASALPGVVGVVPLPSGVAVAAQNFAQAFAARDALRITWTLGPASHLSDSHIRTSLRDAIGARPLPPLFTTQTLEARFDFPYLAHAPMETQSCVARVTADSAEIWMGAQDPKYARRQVAEALGWALTPQRVTVHPVRAGGGFGRRFFTEAAVEAALVSRALGRPVKLMWTRNDDMRHGHFRPASHHRLLAYLGPAGSILGWNHRAAIPTVELPHGFGDLLTAMAGEVLPNVTSQVFFAMTQHVPYSFGWVSQDMREVTLPIPTGSFRSVFTSQVGVANEIFVDALARALGRDPVELRQSRLTSNRLKAVLNEVASKGQWGRPLPAGVAQGVAVLEEWNSAIAHLVEVDVTGETPRVLRIVIAADVGLPINPKSIEAQLQGAAVDAMSTTLSAGIHIDAGAVREGSFADYRWLRMRHTPAEIQVHLVRSDNHVGGVGELGYPSAAAALANAIARATGTMPTQFPLLNGGA, from the coding sequence ATGGCTGACACACAGACACCGGAGCCAGGCGGTTCAGACGGTGCGAACCGCCGCCAGTTTCTGACGTGGCTGGTCGCCGCCCCCACGTTGATGGTGGCGGCGAGGTGGGGGCTCGATGTGCCCTCCGCCTGCGCGGCGGAGGCTCCAGCCGAGACTCCGTTGGACCTCTACATCACCCTCCGCTCCGATGGGCGCGTCCTCACGACGCTGCCCCGCACCGAGATGGGCCAGGGCATCACCACCGGCGTGGCCATGCTCGTCGCGGAGGAGCTCGACGTGCCGCTGAGCTCCGTGGACGTGCGCAGCGCGGACGCGGATCCGCGCTGGCTCATCCAGCTCACCGGGCTGTCATCGACAATGCGCTATCTGGCCGGTCCCCTTCGCGCCGCGGCTGCCGACGCCCGCGCCCGGCTCGTCACAGCCGCCGCGCACCGCTGGCAGGTGCTGGCGCTCACGCTCTCCACCTCCAATGGAGAGGTGCTCGCGCCCGACGGCCGCCGCACTGGCTACGGCGAGCTGGCCCAGGAGGCCGCCCGCGTCTTGATCCCCGAGGTCCCCACCCTGCCGAAGCCACCGAGCACTTATAAGGTGGTGGGACGGCCCACGGGGCGCATTGATGCGCACGACCTCGTGACAGGGGCTGCGCGCTACACGCTCGATCTCGATATTCCAGGGGCCGTGCCCGTCCTCGTGGCCCGGCCTCCCACGCTGCGCGGCTCGGTCCAGACCTTGGATGCCTCGGCCGCCTCGGCGCTGCCCGGAGTGGTGGGGGTGGTGCCGCTGCCCTCGGGAGTCGCCGTCGCCGCCCAGAACTTCGCTCAGGCCTTCGCTGCGCGCGATGCGCTGCGAATCACTTGGACCCTGGGGCCGGCCAGCCACCTCTCCGACTCCCACATTCGAACGAGCCTGCGAGATGCCATCGGCGCGCGGCCGCTCCCGCCGCTGTTCACCACCCAGACCCTGGAGGCCCGCTTCGACTTCCCCTACCTCGCCCACGCGCCCATGGAGACGCAGAGCTGCGTGGCCCGAGTCACCGCCGACAGTGCCGAGATCTGGATGGGAGCGCAGGATCCGAAGTACGCGCGGCGCCAGGTCGCCGAGGCGCTCGGCTGGGCACTCACGCCGCAGCGGGTGACCGTGCATCCCGTGAGGGCAGGAGGCGGGTTCGGCCGCAGGTTCTTCACCGAGGCCGCGGTGGAAGCCGCGCTCGTCTCGCGGGCGCTCGGGCGTCCCGTGAAGCTGATGTGGACGCGCAACGACGACATGCGCCACGGCCACTTCCGGCCCGCCAGCCACCACCGGCTCCTCGCCTACCTCGGTCCAGCGGGGTCGATCCTCGGCTGGAACCACCGCGCCGCCATTCCCACGGTGGAGCTTCCTCACGGTTTCGGAGACCTCCTCACCGCCATGGCTGGTGAAGTCCTGCCCAACGTGACCAGCCAGGTGTTCTTCGCCATGACACAGCACGTCCCCTACTCCTTCGGGTGGGTGAGCCAGGACATGCGCGAGGTCACCCTCCCCATTCCCACAGGCTCTTTCCGCTCCGTGTTCACCAGCCAGGTGGGCGTAGCGAATGAAATCTTCGTGGATGCGCTGGCACGGGCGCTGGGGCGCGACCCGGTCGAGCTGCGGCAGTCCCGGCTCACCTCGAATCGCCTCAAGGCGGTGCTGAACGAAGTCGCCAGCAAGGGGCAGTGGGGCCGGCCACTCCCAGCGGGGGTGGCCCAGGGCGTCGCCGTGCTCGAGGAGTGGAACAGTGCCATCGCCCACCTGGTCGAGGTCGACGTCACGGGAGAGACGCCCCGGGTGCTGCGGATCGTCATCGCCGCCGATGTCGGCCTGCCCATCAACCCCAAGAGCATCGAGGCCCAGCTCCAAGGCGCCGCCGTGGACGCGATGTCGACCACGCTGAGTGCCGGCATCCACATTGACGCGGGAGCCGTGCGAGAGGGCAGCTTCGCGGACTACCGGTGGCTGCGCATGCGGCACACCCCCGCCGAGATCCAGGTGCACCTGGTCCGCTCGGACAACCACGTGGGAGGCGTGGGAGAGCTCGGCTATCCCAGTGCGGCTGCGGCCCTGGCCAATGCCATTGCCCGGGCCACCGGCACGATGCCCACCCAGTTCCCGCTCCTCAACGGAGGCGCCTGA